One stretch of Natronobacterium gregoryi SP2 DNA includes these proteins:
- a CDS encoding DUF7512 family protein has product MIDVALSSPVQATLLVAIVLVEAIGLYVGYGVVERAVAPSLLETIENA; this is encoded by the coding sequence ATGATCGACGTCGCGCTTTCTTCACCGGTACAGGCCACGCTGCTCGTCGCCATCGTCCTCGTCGAAGCGATCGGTCTCTACGTCGGCTACGGCGTCGTCGAACGAGCGGTCGCACCATCCCTACTCGAAACGATCGAGAACGCATAA